From the Hordeum vulgare subsp. vulgare chromosome 1H, MorexV3_pseudomolecules_assembly, whole genome shotgun sequence genome, the window GGATTCCCCAGGAAGGAGGGAATGGAAAGGAAGGATGTTATGACGAAGAACGTTTCAATCTACAAATCTCAAGCATCTGCTCTTGAAGCTCATGCAGCCCCCAATTGCAAGGTATGAATTAATCTGCTATTTATACTGTACCTCTTGTTTTTCTAATGTTTGTGGCGACATGCATTCAGTTAAACGGTATTAGAATTGTACTGAATGTGTGGCATAAGACCATTATAAAACTATAAAATAGACTAGTCACCAAGTTATAACATTTCTTGTACACTTCATTCTTATCTTCACATGTGCATTTGATGCACTAAGAAGTATCTCAAGAAAATACTGGCTTATTGAAGGGCAAAccttagggccagttcttttggtaCCCtttttgggcttctagaataagctgccccCCTACACAGGTTATTCTAAAAGCTCAACCATAAATATTTTTTTACAAGCATACTAGTCAAGTCTTAAATAGTGGActtgtaaaataaataaatttggttGGGTTTCTAGAATAACCTGGGTAGGGGGCAGCTTATTCCAGCTTCCTCGTTGTTCACATCTTTTGGGCACATTAAGAAATACCTAAATAGTGTTGACTTATTTAGAGACGAACTTGAGCCTTGGTTCTGGTGTTTCTTAGTTTGCTTGAAGAGCCATGCAAAGTAAAAACTGTTTAATCTCAGTTTTTTTGTGTAAATTCACTTTTgtaggttctggttgttgccaatcCAGCAAACACCAATGCTCTTATCCTGAAGGAGTTTGCTCCATCTATCCCTGAGAAGAACATCAGTTGTTTGACCCGTCTTGACCACAACAGGGCACTCGGTCAGATCTCTGAGAGACTTAATGTCCAAGTTTCTGACGTGAAGAATGCTATTATCTGGGGTAATCACTCTTCCAGTCAGTATCCTGATGTTAACCATGCCACTGTGAAGACTGCCAGTGGAGAGAAGCCTGTTCGTGAACTTGTTCAAGATGATGAATGGTAAATGAGAAATGCTGAAATTACAAGGTTTTGGTGTCAGATCCATTTTCCTTCGTAGGATCTAACAATGGTTTTATCCTCTTTCTGCAGGCTGAATGGGGAGTTCATTGCCACTGTCCAGCAGCGTGGCGCTGCAATCATCAAAGCGAGGAAGCTCTCCAGTGCTCTCTCTGCTGCCAGCTCAGCTTGTGATCACATCCGTGACTGGGTTCTGGGAACCCCTGAGGTCTGTTTCAGTCCTTGGACCTTTCTGGTATTTGTCTTATTTACATGCAGGTTTTAACGTGTTGAGTTCGTGGATCACAGGGAACATTTGTTTCCATGGGTGTTTACTCGGATGGTTCATACGGTGTCCCTGCTGGTCTTATCTACTCCTTCCCAGTAACGTGCAGCGGTGGTGATTGGACAATTGTTCAAGGTGGGTTTCGATGCAACATTCTTACCGCATGACAGTTTGTTGGTTCATACAGTATATTCAGATATTCTTACTGTGTTTCTACGTGTGGTCTGTCATGCGCATGTATAGCACTTGCCTAATATTCATTGTATGGCGTCTTGCAGGGCTCCCGATTGATGAGTtctcgaggaagaagatggaTGCGACCGCCCAGGAGCTGTCGGAGGAGAAGGCGCTGGCTTACTCATGCCTTGAGTAAATCAACATTCGAAGAGCAGTTGATGCTCTGATGTTTTGAATAAAAGAAACCTTCCGCTTTCAACTCCCGTGTCCACCCAGAACAGCTGCACAGCACGGTGCATGCTCCTTTTCGCTGGTTTTCAGTGTGTATGAGGCTTGTAGCTCCCCTTTTACCTGAACATTTGCTGGAAGATTGAAACAGTTTGACACCTGATTAGAATCAACTTCTTTTTCTCTTAGAGCATTCAACAAGTCCTATAAAAATTCCCCTAAAACTGGTTATACTGGGTGTCCATATTCAGCAGGTCTCCTTACCTGCAAACCCATTTACGATGTTGAAGAAACGAATTTTGCAGGATGTTGAAGAAACGAATTTTGCAGAATTTGAACGTAGCATGGGGGAGTTTAATACAAACCGGAATTAAAACATCATATTAAACGGAAAGCATACTAGCGCATATACTACATCTATTGGTCGTCGGAGTCGTCATTGCGGGACGGGTATGATGGAGAGGGTATGATGGAGTTGGTACTCCTTGAAGAGCGTCGGGACGCGGCCGCAACAGCGGTGGCTTCATTCGCCTGATGGCCGGATCAAAGATCTGCCTGAGGTGACGGAAGTTTGCCCATGCGCCTTCCCGACATAGAAGGGTGGAGGGAGGAGCTTTCGGCCTCCTCGTCGTTGCGCCACTTGCGGCCCTTGTAACCCCCTGCCGCCGTCGAACTCTCCGAGGCTGTCGAATCGCCCGTGGTCGCCACGACCGGCACCCGATGATACCATCTCTGGCAACTTTCAGTGGTTAAATGAGATACAAATTGCAACTGGAGGTGCAGGGATTTCTTGTCAAAGGAGGGATTTCACGACGGAGGTGGATGGGGGAAACGGGACTGGAACCCTTAAAAGCCCGACGCTCGCATATTTTTTTTAAACGAAGGCATAAGCTTTGCCTCATCAATtaattactagcaaaaggacccgtgcgttgtaacgggagaaaaaaataccacacgtttttaatatttttataatcattttgatttattaaaataataagctaactaactaatgtagtgagtcatatcctattttgttgagaaatcaacccgtccattgttaattccaccatgatgagaaattgagcgggacaagcaaagcaaaacaaagaggctacgtgaattgatcaatggactgttatcttatttcactcatggggtagagaatgtgggatcagatgacaaactgaaggtggtgttccattctctgtctctacaacaatacaatcttacattcaatacattcattcatcagcaaacaaatccctacAAAACAaaaattcttgccggtgcttggcacacggttggaggcatgtggaggggatctcaccagatgatgagttcctgccggaggaggggatacgatgaggggagcaagggttcggtgcctctatctggccataaagagtcgccgttgccgcaccataacctcggagttccccgtgtgagccatggaggcccgcctccacctataagtacttcgctccgccgcgccttatccgcacgtcgccgccgttctgcatcaagcagacgcatcatccccagtcattgtagctgtcgcgttgatttgatccagaagttgtgctcgagcgtcgaaacgggggcagcaagagggtagaggtacgaccgcggaggctggtgggttgagatcgacaacagtggtagttgaggtcggccgcgatggcgagtggtgtggcagcggcctgggcacaggccagggtggaccagggtcgacgcgatgcgctcgagtgcCGCAACAGGGGcaatgagcggggagaggtacggccgcggaggcgggtgggttgagattgtcagcggtggcggttgagatcgaccgcggcggcgagtggtgtggcggcggcctgggcacatgccagggtggcccaggatcgacgggaggaggcgatgcataCGGGTATATTTTttacagcgaatcgttttttccttttgcattgcagataaatgatggagcgcgggtcgaATAACAAAAAATACAGGGGCTTTTTAATAAAAATGccacggtgggttttccgacggaagcaataggcgctttattattaggtatagaagaGGGGATAGAGATTTTGTTACATACATGCACCAAAAGCGGCATGGTGATTACTCGCATATAATGAGTGACCCTAGTTTCCTTGCCCCCGCAATGCTCCAAAGCTTTGCCTCCTCTAGGACGGTGCCAGGAAGGGTCGTCGGTGGAGCGCTCTTATTTCAGAAGACTCGTGATTTTCGTTCGTTCCAAATTGTCCATGAGACGAGCATGGTGAGGGAGGCCGTGACCTTACGGTTTGGAACCGACATCTCAGTACGGTGATCCCACCATGCCTCAACGAAGTCTTCCAAGTGCCATGTTGAGGTGTTTATGTAGTGCAACCCAAGCTTCTCAACGACCAATTTCCATAACCTAATCCTGAAATGGCACTCATAAAATAGGTGCCTTCCCGTTTCTTGTTCCCTTTTGCACAGCGTACAGAGGCCATAATTTGGCCATCGACGTTTGGCCAATCTATCTGCGGTCCATATGCTGTTTTGAATTGCAAGCCATGTGAAGAATTTAACTTTAGGTGGTGCCCAAACCTTCCAAACCATTTAGTCCATCAGAGAGATGGTCATTCCCAGGAATTGTGCTTTGTAGGCGGAGGCCGCAGTGTATTGCCCATCCAAGGTGTGCTTTCATATAATGTCGTCTTCGGCATTGTCAACCAGGTTAACCTCATTTAGGAGCATCCAAAGCATGAAGAACTGCGAGATATGGGCTGGGGAAACGACGGTGGACGAGTTGATCCTGAAGATCTATGCATCCTCCTTGATCGCCTCACGCACCTTCCAGTTTTTCCTCGAGGATGCCTCAAAGATGAGGGAGGCGATCTCCTTTGGCCTCCGACCTAGTAACCACGGAGAGTCCCAAAATGGTGTTTTCGCACCATTGCcaacggtgatggtggtggaagcATAGAAAAACTTGAGGTCGTTCTCGTCGCAAGGGTTTCCCATGCCTACCCACAACTTGTTGGGTTCCTTCCACTCAAACCATGGCCATCTCAACCTTAAGGCCCTAGCAAATTTGTCAGTACTGAGCACACCTAGGCCTCCGTAGTTTAGCGGTCGACATACCGTCTCCTAGTTGACTTTGCATTTGGCACCAGTTATTTTGTCCGAACCAGCCCATAGGAAGGCCCGTTCAAGCTTGTTGATGTTGAGAAGGGTGCTTTGCGGGATAACAAACGATGTGATGAAGTAGACCGCCTGGGAGGTGATGACCGACTTGACCAGAGCAGTGTggccgatggtggtgatgtttTGGCCCTCCCAAGCGACCAACTTTCCTGCCACCTTGTCCTCCAGGAATTGTAGGTCCATCTTCCTCAGCTGCCAGACCGACAATGGTAGGCCTCAGTACCTCAGAGGAAACCCTGCTCTGATTGCCAGAAGGCCACACAAAATGCGATCTAGGTTTAGTTGGTTACATCTGATGGGCACAACTGAGCTTTTTTGGAAGTCAGTACACAgtccttgtgacgccctcgatttgatcatacgctaatcgtacatgcaaatgcgtacgaccaagctcaaggactcatgggaagatatcacaacacaacactagacacaaataaaacatacaagcttcatattacaagccaggggcctcgagggttagaatacaaaagctcgataaacacacgaggcagcggaagcaacaatatctgagtacatatatTAAACATgagatgccttagagaaggctagcacaaagatacaatgatcgaacaaggagaggcctcctacctgggaacctcctaactactcttggtcttcagcggcctccacgtagcagCAGGCACCGTCGaggtagcagtcgtcatcggtGGGATACGccgtctcctgggctccatcatctggttgcagcaacggatcaaggggaaaagggggagcaaagcaacagtgagtactcatccaaagtacttgcaagacatacatcataactatgctaaatatgcatcagtatcaaaggaaggggtttatgtGGACTGattacagcaatgcgagaatatagAGAGGGGACTACTCCtagcaaagactagcatcttccgggggtcttgcagcaatagacgagattaGAACATatagcacaaataatagtcatattgttgcagcaatattaattaaagtcacaCCCGGAGATCATCCATCGACTCCCTCCAAGGAAGCGATTCCGGATcaaacattctagttaagtaaccattgtagttgtataaaaTCGGGGCACAACTGGAAGtcatcctataaccgtggacacgactatccgaatagtttatttcttccgtgcaggggtgcaccaagtttcctggCACGCTTAATGAACTCTGGCcgaacacactttcctgggtcatgcccggcctcggcacatcaacacgtcgcagccccacccaagctcaatagagaggccaacccgtcggtctaaattgtaagcgcgcaggggtcatggccccatcaccctttgcgctcctgcacgatgcgagggcggccgatgtcaatcctagcaccccttatacaAGCGCTATGCCTATTCGGACCACTCGggagcgcgccgctccattgctgacgtctgaagagattcAGACAACACCACGACGCCGAGAACCCATAACTCCTCTCACGTAGacagttagtgcgaaaaggtctccgaccaaaccAGATTAAATACACAAATCCTTAGCATTGTAATTaaactcgaggatgtgtggcaaggaccAGAATGCCCAGCCATGCCTCGTCACATTCACGCAGGAATCCACCCGCATCACACCTCAACATTTCCTTAGTAATCAAGGACAAGTAACTGTGCGActataacatcagagggatccgaggtatcaccctccatggattccgaacgatgtaatcgtcaaggtggccagggaggaatcaccctcgctgggccagcttgatgggttgtacgacagagtcgttatcggaggtggtgaaggaggaatcaccctccggggACCACCGCCGACCAACgacactacaacgctaacatcgtAGTATGTAACGAGGTGTCAACCTCAGTACTCGATGGTAGCTCTGCagagtcatacaactaaggggtgtgtgagtgatgtgatgggtcttggctcgtcgattaaTAGATCGAGACTTAACGGTAAAGCAGGGGCAACTGGTCTAAGGGGTTAGAGGGGATGGCttagccacctatactaagcatttaaaaAGTGTGGtattgaaagtagcagttcattaaAATTAGGATATGCATCAAATATAAGAGCTAACTAAACCAGTAGCAAAAttataatgcaagcatgagggagaaataaatgggtgatataggaatgataaagggggtttgcttgccttgttgctctcagACAGATATGGATCCTCGACggtgaagtagtcgatcaccggatcaacATCGCTCTTGGGGTCTATCGCAGTATCGAGGTCTATCgaaaagaagagggggaagaaacaataaatataatgcACAGAGGCAACACgacgcatgacatggcaatatgcacggctaggcatgcactaacgcAGGATTAGACATTATCCATCGggaaaatatctcacgatatttcctAGGTCTCTAGTTACTAACGGGCaggtgaaaacgatggaaaagttccatgttcgctattCTAGGGACGCGTGAAACACGAACAAACAACGTATCCAGGTTCGTCTCATTTTTCTGATGAGCTTTCATGTACAAAgtattttcatctgacttacggtttattttatattaattttgaaagttttaataATATTCTGAAATTACACTAATTCAAAAATGTTAAATAACTAAATCGCTATGGGTACACATATGTGTACCCAACAATATGCTTATTTGGCTCACAATGGGGTCCAATTAACTAGTCAAAGCTGACTCATCAACACGGGTGTGGGGTCCCTTGTCATACACTAATCTAAAGTTATTTAGGTTAACTAAtccactaattaattaattttataTAACTTAAAAAAAACTTTTTAAAGGGACCCCCACCTGTCATGGGGGGATTAGTGTAAGAGAGGGGGGTTAGCCCCTGACCCGAGTAATCAAATAGGGCCACGCCAGTGCGGCTGGGCTCGCATGGTGTCGGGGCGCCGGCGAccatggccaggggggcgcgaccAATGGGGGAAGCGATGGCGGTGGTGGCCAGGTGGAGGCGAGCGCGGGAGTGGCAGAGGACCGCGGTGCGGCACGGGCGcaacctgatggggttatagtcttagggtaggatcataggcctgccctatgagtcctacccaaggactacccttcataagggataaggcccttagtcagttccgactgaattaaggacttcccatcatccagtcggtgacgaatcctccatcatccagtcggagatgagcattcggagcgtatcaaacttaccgactggattccactccgtgcatcgtaacccccctggagggcgacggtcatacgtttccatgtacctttattagcatttaagacatacattacctgtaacgtaggcatttatacgccactactccacccctgtgcaccgaaccgttgtgaagggcagcgcactctatataagccgcccttccccactggtgcaggggttagcaattcactgtaatccatattccactcgacaacaagctccaagagcactgagacgtagggctattacctccaccgtagaggggcctgaactcatacaacctcgccgtagctaaggctctgcccatcctttcgtaccctacacatctactgtgaggcttatacccacgacagttggcgcccaccgtggggatgggaataacactcggaagcagaagaagaaagctcacagttctgttcatgcgaacacgcatcggtcagttcacaaccccggttctcatcagcgacccaggggaggcagccgttccataaatcccgaagatcgtcgccgttcacgcacccctccgcggggtgggccctacgggccccgacatcatgatgatcagcgttcagtcggtgacacttacgatccaaggcctgacgcgagagggcatatcgcccagaggagggtcgacaggggccgagcccaccacgatggtcacgatatggaccgtctgagtggaagcaggaccatcgtctctggtcccgagtgtttcagtcgagccatccgttcgaccgacatccctcccaacttccgattggcgatggggatcagcaagtttacaggagaatccaagccagaaacgtggctggacgactaccgagtggcagtccagatcagaggaggggacgaccacgtcgccatgaaacacctccctctgatgctccctcaagcgtggctgaaccagttggctccctcaagcatctacagctgggcagatctggcccgagtcttcatcaggaccttcgaagggacgtgcaaacgccctactggcctcgtggagctccagcactgtgtccagaagcagaatgagtccctgtgcgatttcattcagcgttggatgaCCCTGTACCACacgatggagaacgtcacagagcaccaagcagtctgcgccttcaaggcaggcatgcggtacagagatctgtacctgaagttcggtcgaaccggcgacatctccatgagtaagatgatggagatagcggcacgctatgcaaatggcgaagaagaggaccgcattcgtagcggcaagcacaaaacagtcgccgatggagatcggaataacactcggaagcagaagcagaaagctccgtccactccgcaggcagaagccgcagctgttaccaatgccaagttcaagggcaaggggaaggctcagttcacccccaagaagaagcagttcggaaaccccatcctggaccagccatgtccgattcacacgaagatggatgaagagggcaacgccatatatccgaagcataccactcggcaatgtcacctcctgatccaggggatcgtcgaagggcaaccgagtgaaaaaggcaatgaacaggatgaagaagacaaggaggatccattcccccaagtccatgcgacactgatgatttttgctgacgttgagagcaagagtcgactgaagctggtgaacagggaggtgaacatggccacgccgaccaaccccacgttcctcaaatggtctcagactgcgatcacctttgaccagtcggatcatccagcacacgtacccaccccagggagggaggctctggtcgtcgacccggtgatggaaggagttcgactgcgcaaagtcctcatggacggcgacagtggtttgaacatcatgtatgctgacactctcaaggggatgggcattccgatatccaaacttagcgagagcagcatgcagttccatggagtcgtccctagacgaaaggccaagtcactcggccagatcgcgttcgacgtcgtcttcggctccgacaagaacttccgcaaggaaaagttgacgtTTCAGGTGGTGGACtttcagagtgcgtaccacgcgattctgggctgcctggcgtatgcgcgtttcatggcccatccatgttacgtgtacctgaagctgaagatgctaggcccgaaaggtgtgatcactatcacaggcaatcggcagcgggccgaggagtgtttgcaacagggatcgaggatcgccgatcagcagatggctgtcctcgaactTGACGAGtataagaagacagtcgaccccgctgatttgatgcgttcgaagaagccagcttcggagtccgcattccagtcagcGGGAGAGACGAAAAAGGTCAGCAGCCACCCgatggacgacaccgctgccccgacgaacatctccactaccctcgatcctaaataggaagccgagctcatccaattcctccgtgagaactgggacatcttcgcatggaagcccttttacatgccaggtgtacccagggagttggctgagcaccgactgcatgtggatcccgccgctcggcctgtccgagaacgcgtgcgtcggtccaccgcgcacaagaagaaggcaatcggagaagaggtggccaagcttttggcagccaacttcattcgcgaggtacaccactccaagtggctcgccaatggtgtcatggtgcccaataaggacaagtcgctccgaatgtgcatcgacttcaaacatctcaataaggtctgcccgaaagaccattttccgctcccccgcatcgatcaaattgtcgattcgactgcgggttgcgagcgtttgtcatttcttgatgcctactcgggctatcattagatccgtctgtatggccccaatgaattaaaaacagccttcatcaccccattcgggtgcttctgctacatcactatgccatttggtttgaagaatgcaggagcaacctttatgcgcatgatccaaaaatgcctcctcgaccagatcggtcggaatgtggaggcgtatatggaagatattgtagtcaagtcacgcaaaggttccgaaccgctgactgacttggcagaaacattcgccaaccttcgtaggtacgatatcaaactcaacccagccaagtgttcattcggcgttcccagcgggaagttactcggtttcttcatttccgaacgagggatcgacgtcaaccccgaaaagatcgggaccatcgtccgaatggagcggccggtcagaatacatgatgttcaaaggctcacaggttgcctagcggctttgagaaggtttatcagtcgactcggcgagaaggcgcttcctctgtaccgactcatgaagaaatcagatattttcgagtggacagacgaagcccaagtcgcattcgacgacctcaaagtcctactttccacccagccggttcttactgctcagctcagtaaagagccccttcttctgtacatcgcggctacaaatcaagtcgtcaacactgttctcacagtcaaacgggaagaagaaggcaaagcatacaaagttcagcggccagtgtattatctctccgaagtcctgactccttccaagcagaggtatccccactatcaaaaacttatctacgggatttacatgactgcgaagaaggtggctcattatttccaagaccactcgatgtctgtcatttctgatgctccgttgtcggaaatcctccacaatcgggacgcatcgggtcgagtggcgaagtgggcaatggagatgttatactgcgacatcaagttcgaggccaagaaagctataaagtctcaagctctggctgacttcatagcagaatgggtagaacaacagcaaccgacccacatctactcggctcattggacaatgttcttcgatgggtccaagatgttgaatggctccggtgctggcgttgtgatcatatcaccaaagggtgaccaactcaagtatgtattgcagatacactttgattcatccaacaacgaggcagagtatgaagctctcctttatggactgctcatggccatcgcactcggcgtccgtcacctgatggtctatggcgattcggatttggtggttaatcaagtgatgaaggagtgggacgtcaggaaccccaccatgaccacatactgcaatgcagtgaggaagctcgagaaaaagtttgaag encodes:
- the LOC123431137 gene encoding malate dehydrogenase, cytoplasmic yields the protein MAAKEPMRVLVTGAAGQIGYALVPMIARGIMLGADQPVILHMLDIEFAAEALKGVKMELVDAAFPLLKGVVATTDPVEACTGVNVAVMVGGFPRKEGMERKDVMTKNVSIYKSQASALEAHAAPNCKVLVVANPANTNALILKEFAPSIPEKNISCLTRLDHNRALGQISERLNVQVSDVKNAIIWGNHSSSQYPDVNHATVKTASGEKPVRELVQDDEWLNGEFIATVQQRGAAIIKARKLSSALSAASSACDHIRDWVLGTPEGTFVSMGVYSDGSYGVPAGLIYSFPVTCSGGDWTIVQGLPIDEFSRKKMDATAQELSEEKALAYSCLE